Part of the Chroicocephalus ridibundus chromosome 17, bChrRid1.1, whole genome shotgun sequence genome is shown below.
gagacagaaggtACCCACCAGGCTGGCATTAGTGGGACCATGCTGCAAAGGGGaaccaaagcaaataaagaaaatggagagaaaagcaaagctcttcagctACACCGAAAACACATCCTAAATCTTGATCCCTTGCCCAGCATCATGTTCTGCGTTGCTCGAGGTGTCTtcctggggctttcccagcacCTTTATCAGAGGAGGCACCttctgccacagtagcggctggaaatgccagagaggtcacagcacccagaggtgatgggcactccatcacagctgaggatgctgccaacagcagcggaggtggaggatcccacaacggtgttctgtgggaaggagctgaggatggggccaggcagggtcaccaccacagcaggaggctcaatgacgacggtggagttctggcactgcctgacacagggctc
Proteins encoded:
- the LOC134524733 gene encoding feather keratin Cos2-3-like — encoded protein: MSCYNQCLPCRPCGPTPLANSCNEPCVRQCQNSTVVIEPPAVVVTLPGPILSSFPQNTVVGSSTSAAVGSILSCDGVPITSGCCDLSGISSRYCGRRCLL